AATATCAAGCTGTAAAGAAAATTTACGCTTATTTGTTTCATGCAAAAAACTTATTCTCGGTTCTAAAGAAGTTTTATATATCTCAGCTAAAACTGTGTTATAAAGTATTATATTTCCAAAGCTTATAAGTGCATTTATTTCATCTTTGGGAGGTCTCTTTAGTCTTTCGTCAAAATCAAATCCTTTACGTTTTACAATTTTTCCTAAAGCTTTATAATAAGCTTTTCTAATATTTCCTTCTATGGCCATTAAGGCCGGTATATTATTTTGCTTTTTCAAACTATCCTTAATCTTTACTATATAATTTAACTCTTCACTAGTAATTTCTTTATATCCATTCAGCACCCAAAGCATATTCAAAACTGCAGATTCTAATATTTCTTTTGCAATTTCAAGCCTTTTACTTAAATCATAATAATATTGAAATTGCAAAACTATCATCTCTCCAGTTTTATTGTTCTCTGGTGGATAAAAAGAACCAATAAATTCCCCATAATAACCATAAAAAAAGGTAGGTATACCTTCTTTCGCTAACA
This portion of the Thermosipho japonicus genome encodes:
- the cas1b gene encoding type I-B CRISPR-associated endonuclease Cas1b; this translates as METLYIFTDGELKRKNHALYFVPKSKDSKPFFVPLKNISSIMIFSEVSFNKKFLGLLAKEGIPTFFYGYYGEFIGSFYPPENNKTGEMIVLQFQYYYDLSKRLEIAKEILESAVLNMLWVLNGYKEITSEELNYIVKIKDSLKKQNNIPALMAIEGNIRKAYYKALGKIVKRKGFDFDERLKRPPKDEINALISFGNIILYNTVLAEIYKTSLEPRISFLHETNKRKFSLQLDIAEIFKPIIVDKAILKLVNKKEIKKEDFNFNNNGVFLYEDAKKKFINEIEERLNKKVTIYENQSVTFKTVIRHECYKLIRHLKGVEKFKGFVMGGFI